The Gossypium arboreum isolate Shixiya-1 chromosome 2, ASM2569848v2, whole genome shotgun sequence region TTGCATCCATGTTTAAGGACAGCAAGGCTGTCATCATCGATGCCGAAACATCCTTCAAGGACCAACTCTTCTAGATGTTGTAATTTCAAGATAGGTGATAAACATTTACTTGTAATCTGCACAATGTTAAAACAATGAATATACACGATATTTAACAGGGAAGACAACAACCTGCAAACAGAGTAAAACTCACGAGTTACTTACAGGCAAGTAAGAAAGATCCAAGTAGCAAATGTGGTTGCACTTAACAGCAAGCAAACCAACCCCTAAATCACCAACCCCCAAGCACCATTTCAAGCAAATGGACTTCAATTTTCTGCATCCAACAGCAACACATCCCACCCCCAAATCCGTAACCGACTTACACCTCGCCAGCCATAGCTTTTCCAAGTTCTTAGCTTGGGAAACGGCTGCCATAGCCGAGTCTTTCAACTCCGTGGCATTGGACAAATCAATCTCAACCAAGTTGTTACAATTCAAAGCCAAGCCCAACAATCCAGAAGCGGAAAAGAGATGAGTTCTGGATAAATCAATGGAGCGAAGCGAAGAGGCGCATGCATGGGATACAAAGGAGAGACAGGTGTCGGAGACACGTGAGCAGCGCGTGAGATGGAGATGGCCGATGTTGGGGTAGCGGGAAAGGATTGAAGGGAGGTGTTCCTGGCGGAGGGGCTTGAGGGAGGTACGGTGCTTGGATTCAGCAGCGTAGAAAGACTTGCAAGCTAAAGAGAAAGACTTTATGTCGAGAGGATTGGAGTTAAGGAGGTCGAGGATGGTGAAGATGATCTCTTGAGGCAGCTGATTAAAGGGGTTGAAGCCTCTAAGGTTGTCTGGTTTTTGTTTCTTCATAGTTAAAGTTGAGAGCTTGGGAGTTTTGTGAGTTAGGGAAAACTTAAAGTAAAAGATGGTGTGCTTTTAAGGTGCGATTCACCAACTTTTAACAGAAAACCAAAAAAACGACAAAAAAGAGAAGAAGGGGTGAAAGGTTGAAAATTACGATTATGGCCTTTTATTGAGGTGTGTTTCCATCTAAGGACGAAATTACCCCTTCCCGCTTTCAATAACTACTAGTACCAGCAGTGCGCACCATTTCCCTCCAAGGTTtgatttttttgaagaaaaatcaTGTATGATTCACATAAAGTCCGAATGTTTTTGATATATGAAGAAGCCAAAAATAGATTGACATCTTACCGGTTGGATAAATTGATTTTTCGATAGTATTAAATTAGTAAACAATTTTGACTAGAAAATTGACAATTAAATTCAAAATGATGAAAAAATTGGAGGGGACTTGTAAGAGAAGGGTAGAGGAGGGATTGGAACGTACTCCAAGGTGAAGACAAAAAGAAAAGTGGGGGCAAGGTGGGAATATAAAAAAGGAAGAATGAGGAAGGACAAAAGTAGGAGTGGACGGATGGTACGAATATTTGACCCTTCATTGCCTACTCAATCAAGCACCATCTGAAAATGAAATATtccattttcatttaatttaatatcagTAAACAAATTGGCCGAACTTGTTTAATACTGCCTTTAGGACAGTACCAGCCTTACTGAGATAGGAACGGACCATTTCAATACAAAGTCAAAAAGAAACCAAGTTGGATTGGATTGGATACTTTATAGTTAGTGTTATTAGTTAGGTCAGGCAACCTAAGAGGAAGGCTGTGTCTCGTACAGGCCCTTTCTCCATCCAACACTTTTACACCTCATtctctctcttcttcttttcttacCACAAACTAGAAGTCACCCATAAAACCTAAACCCAATTTGTATACACAATTGTTTGTTATTGCAATAATAAGTTTTAAGAAGAATTTAcaaaattatacataaaaataaacattCATTCTTTGTTTAAATATACACAACTTTGAGAaaccaaaaaaaattatattgtaaCGACTTATTCTCCTAGTCAAATCTAATAGTTTTTTTGGCAACAACATCATTTATATGGTACAATGACCATGCTAGTTCTCAACAATTTTACACATATCCATCCCCCCAATGATGTCTTCAAAACAAATTTACAGAGAGAAGTATCACAAACAAATAAAACTTGTTCAGGGAATTCACAAATTACAGCCGACTCTTCAAACAAAAAATTTACACTTTTCAACATATTCAAGTAAGATAAGATAATGTCTCATATCTCTGGATTTGGACACACAGCATCTCATTCCATGATGCCATGAACCATGAAACTCATTCTCGTATAATATAGCAAAGCCAAGTGCCGTGATATATTTGGAAAAAGGAAGAGCAGAATTTTATACACCAACAGAATGAGAatgttgataaataaataaaaaaagaataaatcACTGACCACaagacatacatacatacatacatacatacatacatacacatgTATATAGATTTTTGCTATTCACTAAGATGGAGAATTTAACATATAGGATGAAATGAACATTTTCAACGAGCATATCCAAAAGGATGTGTCCTTGCCTTTTGTCTTTTTAAGAGTCACTCCAACTATCTTCGTCATCATCTTCATCACTTCCAGCCAATGCCTATTTCAACAGTGAATGATTTTATGAATTGCATGCACACACACAAAATgtgaagaaaaaaagagagacgAGGGCAAGCACAAACCTGGCGAATTGCATTTGCTTTCTCCAAGATTGCTGCTACTCTTAAGTTGGTTTTAGGACCCTGAATGCTGGGTCTGGTAACCACAGCAGGCTTCAAGTTGAAGGactgtataaaataaaataataactctCAGTTTATCAAAAAAGATGCATCTCCAACAGTAAAAGCATCTGTTTTTTTCCTACTTAAAATGGAAGGAACAAAACAAACATCAATGGGGATTGGATCTAACCTTTGTTCGTATCTGTTCCAGCAACGAATCTCTTTCATCTACCTTTGGAATGACTGGAGGGTGAATCCGCTCCGTTACCTTTCTCAACTGCACAAAATTGAAATTGTTACTTACAAAAAACAAaggcaaaattgaaaaaaaaaaattgaaatgaaatgaaaggcCATAATTACCTTGCTCTTGTCATGAGCAGCAACAGCATCAATGAGAGGATTGCGAGGTCGAGGAAGCTTCACAGTTGGATTGCCATTCGAGTTTTCATCTTCAACAACTGGTGATAGAGCAAGCATAATTGATGGCCACACTGCTGCTCCCTCTGAAGTTGACAACTCATGCTGCGCAGTTGTATTTGACGTCTGTGCAATATCTACCTCTGGAGATGCCAAACCATGCTTAACAATGGCATTTGATATCTGCGAAGATTCTCCCTCTGAAACTGCCAAACCATGTTGAGGCTGCTCCTCTACTTTGGTTGGAAACTGTTGTTCTACTTCCATTGAAAGATCCTCCACTACCTTGCTTGGTATATGCTCCTCTCTCTTAACTGGCAGGGGCACAGATATATTAGGAAGATTCCTCTCCTCTCTCCTGGAATTTTGTGCAGGGTGCTGATATGCCCCACCTTCCAAACCTATATCCGGTACAAACTGGTCTGGAGGATGTGTTATTTTCTCATGTGAAGATACAATGGTAATATGTCTTGAAGTTGTATCAGTAGCTGGCATCAGTGATGAGTAAGTGGTTTCTACCCTATCGTCTTCCATCGCAATGGAATCACACTCAATGCTTTTATTTGATATTACAGGCAAAGTATAATATGAGTTTGAGTGTGTTCTATCCAGCCAGGTATCATTGAATTGGCTATTAGTGTCGCTACCCATAGCTGGAGGGTGCTTAGAAAAAGGACCAGGGAGCTGCATGCAATCAACAGCCAATTGATTAGACACATGACCAGACCTCTCTTCACCATCCACTATGGGTAAAAACAGGTTTTTGGGCTGTTCAATTGCTTTCTCTAATGCTGATAAACCAAACTGCAGTTTCCCATCAGTTCCACATTGTGGCATCACTGGGAATGACCCCTGACCCTGTTCGACCAATTCTCTTTGTGAAGCTGGAGAAACATGTTGAATTCTCCCTAACCTCCACTGCATTGGAGGAAGAGGCGGCAATGGAGGCATTTCCTCCATGCTAACTTTGGTTGCCTCTGGAATCAGGCCAAAGGCAGGATGAATAGAACCTGATGGATATCTTTCTTGCTTACTTTGCCAATCTGATTGCTGTGAAAACTCCAATGAAGGTTTACTTGAAAAGCCTTGGTCGGAATGAGTAAAAGAATTTTGTAACTGATTGGACAGGAGAGGTGAAATATTGGAACTATCTTCAACTATATCCAGGCTTCCCATATCATGCTGACTTGTAGGGAAGTCTAAGGACTGCTCGAAAGAAGTTTCTTTTTCTGATAAGCAATGACTTGGTGAAGACACCATATCTGCTCTTTTTTTCATCAGCTTACTCAAATTTTTTGATTCAGACTCTTGATTACTCAATTCTAAAGAAGTTGGTGTTGCGGTTATATCAATGGAAGTCAAACGATTTTTGGTTGGTTGAACCGGTGATAAATACTGACTGTCATCTTCTAAATTGGAACAGTTGTGAGAGACTGATTTGCATGAAGTGGAAACTATATCTGCTGGAGCACCTTCTACTGGATTTGTTTCTTCTCGTGTCTCTAAGCCTGTAAGACATCCTTGAGAAATAACCTCATTAGATTCCAATTCTTCCTGACATAGATCTCCATCACCAGAAGGAGACTCTTCCAAATACATTAGATTTCCAGATGCCGAACCAATCAAATTTGAAGTCTGAAAAGTAGTATTATCAACAGCATCATCAAAGTCAGCAGAACCACAAGCAGCAGTAGAGACGACAACAATTTCTGCAAGAGCATTTCCAGTAGCCAGATCATCTAAGCTCACATGATCCTTGATGTCCAAATTATCAGCAACATGAGATGGAAGATCAGAAAGGTTAGCATCTCCTTCCACCGAAGCCACACTGCAGGGAAATTCCCTAGTTTCTTCTCCCTCTGAAGCATCAAATGATTCATTAAAATTGTGTTTCTTTTCATGAAATGAAGCTCCTACCACCATGGAGTTAGGATCATCAGGTAATATGTCTGAAAGTTTCTGTTCATTAAAGCCACAAGTCTCTGAAGTATTTGGCATAGGAATCACATATTCCAAGTTCAGAACAGCTTCTGAAGTAGCATCATTGACCTCATAAGCTAAGTTGACAGGCTCCATAACATCCGAACCTTCAGGTGGTAGTGTAATACCTGCATCTCTTTCTATTTCTCCCAAGGTTGAACAAGGGAGCTGCTCTGTTGTTGAAGTTATTGGATATCGTGAATCAGTTATTTGGTTGACTGAATTTTCCTCACAACTTTCTCTAGTAAAATCTGTTTTAACAACTTCATGATCATTACCACTCCTCTTTTCAGGAGCAAGCtgtaaaatgtttgataaatgtggcaAAGAATCAGAAGAGATATTTGTGCCTCCACTGTCCAACTCATCTTGGGGAAGGCTTTCATCAGCAGAAAGAGTGGTCAAAGAAACCTCCTGTTTCTCAGACGAACCAGCACAAATGACTTTTGAAGAATCTGCAAAATATTCTCCATCGTCACTGTCTGACAAATCAGAATTAGTAGTAACAATATTAGAGGGCACTTCATCAAGTTTCTTTTCCAGAAAAGAAGCTGCCATGTAGTTGGCTTGATCCAACAAAACATGTGTGGAATTAAAATCTTCACGACTTGAACTGTCAGATACTTCTCCGTGATCAGGAAGCCTACATTCAACAGTATCTTTTGGCAGCAAAACCTTATCAGAACTGGAATGGTGTATCTCTGAACATGCAGGAAGCTGGATGGGCGATTCCTCAACAATCTCTGTAACATGGTTTTTAATAGAAGGGGACAGTTTAGCTGCTTCTTCACCATCTGACACCATATCTTCAGCCAGATTGTCCATACTATCAGAGTTGGAAAAACTAGATCTTCCTTTCTTGAACGAACTGTTACCATCATCTGATTCAGAGGAGATCCCAAATGATTGAGAATCTGATGAATGGGCTTGCACCGCAAGCTTTTCTTCATTTGCATCAGAACCTGTTTGGCATTTTCCAACATTTATGAAGGCAATGTCATTCTTAGATCTGTATTCATTGTCTGTATCCATTTCAGAGTCCATGGTTGTAAGGGCATCCGTGTAATTGTCAACCTCACTGATCATATCATCAGAATGATCCCCATCTGTACTGCATTCTTTTCTGCCTTCTCCATCTACTATTATTTCCTTTTCAACTGTTTCTTTATGAAGGGGAAGGGGGATCTTATCTGTGAAATTACCTGTTGGTTCAGACACTTCTACAATCTCTCTGTCGATGACTTCTTCATTCaacttttccatggatgatttcTGGATTAGTACAGTAGGCGAAGAACTTGAGATTTCCTTTCCAAGTGAAGAATTCTTCACAGGACTCTCTTTACtaatttcatgtatttcaggacCTGATTCATTAGAATGATTTGATGTCAATCTcagaggttgtggaacaccagaGGTCTCATAAACTGCTTTATGCTCCGGGGAAGGAGTCTCCAGGAATTTCTCCATGTAGCTTTTCCCAGATTTTGGGTCAAGTGGAAATTCATTCAATTGCCTTCTTTTTAGTTTTACAAGACAAACAGGGTCATTGTAGGCATTCTCAATACGCTCCTGCAAAAACAGTTGATGCAATCTGCACTAGCAGAAAGCAGTTCAATCACCAAGAAACCATATTAAAACTTAAACCCGCATGCCTAATCAGTAGAAGAAGCTAAGGCACAGATGCAGAATTAAAAAGACTCACTTGGCATGCGATGCCAGTGCAAATTCTGGTGTCCCTTCATTCCTCCATCTTGATCCTTTTTTCtgcaaaaaatataatataagaaACTGTATGGACACAGGGCAATATACCATATAACACAACTAGCTCAACATAGAAAGAAAACTGTAAACTGATTACTAAAACAATGATGTACCAAAAAGTTACAATGTGCTGCCAGTCCCTCGTACAAAAAATTTCACTCTATTGTATTgatataaaaaaaggaaaaagaatgtCATAAAGCTGAGAAGTAACGTAATCAGTACTTTGATATAATTTGTGCAAATCACCCCAAATGCAACAAGTGCACCTCAAATGGAGTAGGGCCTCGGATATGAAGTGTACTGCTCACATAGAAGCACACCACACTATCAGATATTTTAAACTAAGAACTACTCTCTAAACTTGACATGAGTTAGCTCAAACACAAACTCATAGATGTCAATCATGAACTGGAAATgaacaaagaaaaggaaattcAACCATTAAGAAACCTTTATCTCCAGTGAAATTAAAGAAACATGTCAAATCAAGTTTATAGCTAGTGTGA contains the following coding sequences:
- the LOC108467193 gene encoding protein SCAR2-like isoform X2; translated protein: MPLTRYQIRNEYSLADPEIYRASDKDDPEALLEGVAMAGLVGVLRQLGDLAEFAAEIFHDLHEDVIATAARGHGLMVRVRQLEAEFPSIEKPFLSQTNHSLFFTNAGVDWHPNMRTEHNLITRGDLPRCVLDSYEECRGPPRLFLLDKFDVAGAGACLKRYTDPSFFKAESAFPGIEPVEGQRGKKARKVKKKGSRWRNEGTPEFALASHAKLHQLFLQERIENAYNDPVCLVKLKRRQLNEFPLDPKSGKSYMEKFLETPSPEHKAVYETSGVPQPLRLTSNHSNESGPEIHEISKESPVKNSSLGKEISSSSPTVLIQKSSMEKLNEEVIDREIVEVSEPTGNFTDKIPLPLHKETVEKEIIVDGEGRKECSTDGDHSDDMISEVDNYTDALTTMDSEMDTDNEYRSKNDIAFINVGKCQTGSDANEEKLAVQAHSSDSQSFGISSESDDGNSSFKKGRSSFSNSDSMDNLAEDMVSDGEEAAKLSPSIKNHVTEIVEESPIQLPACSEIHHSSSDKVLLPKDTVECRLPDHGEVSDSSSREDFNSTHVLLDQANYMAASFLEKKLDEVPSNIVTTNSDLSDSDDGEYFADSSKVICAGSSEKQEVSLTTLSADESLPQDELDSGGTNISSDSLPHLSNILQLAPEKRSGNDHEVVKTDFTRESCEENSVNQITDSRYPITSTTEQLPCSTLGEIERDAGITLPPEGSDVMEPVNLAYEVNDATSEAVLNLEYVIPMPNTSETCGFNEQKLSDILPDDPNSMVVGASFHEKKHNFNESFDASEGEETREFPCSVASVEGDANLSDLPSHVADNLDIKDHVSLDDLATGNALAEIVVVSTAACGSADFDDAVDNTTFQTSNLIGSASGNLMYLEESPSGDGDLCQEELESNEVISQGCLTGLETREETNPVEGAPADIVSTSCKSVSHNCSNLEDDSQYLSPVQPTKNRLTSIDITATPTSLELSNQESESKNLSKLMKKRADMVSSPSHCLSEKETSFEQSLDFPTSQHDMGSLDIVEDSSNISPLLSNQLQNSFTHSDQGFSSKPSLEFSQQSDWQSKQERYPSGSIHPAFGLIPEATKVSMEEMPPLPPLPPMQWRLGRIQHVSPASQRELVEQGQGSFPVMPQCGTDGKLQFGLSALEKAIEQPKNLFLPIVDGEERSGHVSNQLAVDCMQLPGPFSKHPPAMGSDTNSQFNDTWLDRTHSNSYYTLPVISNKSIECDSIAMEDDRVETTYSSLMPATDTTSRHITIVSSHEKITHPPDQFVPDIGLEGGAYQHPAQNSRREERNLPNISVPLPVKREEHIPSKVVEDLSMEVEQQFPTKVEEQPQHGLAVSEGESSQISNAIVKHGLASPEVDIAQTSNTTAQHELSTSEGAAVWPSIMLALSPVVEDENSNGNPTVKLPRPRNPLIDAVAAHDKSKLRKVTERIHPPVIPKVDERDSLLEQIRTKSFNLKPAVVTRPSIQGPKTNLRVAAILEKANAIRQALAGSDEDDDEDSWSDS
- the LOC108467193 gene encoding protein SCAR2-like isoform X1; the protein is MPLTRYQIRNEYSLADPEIYRASDKDDPEALLEGVAMAGLVGVLRQLGDLAEFAAEIFHDLHEDVIATAARGHGLMVRVRQLEAEFPSIEKPFLSQTNHSLFFTNAAGVDWHPNMRTEHNLITRGDLPRCVLDSYEECRGPPRLFLLDKFDVAGAGACLKRYTDPSFFKAESAFPGIEPVEGQRGKKARKVKKKGSRWRNEGTPEFALASHAKLHQLFLQERIENAYNDPVCLVKLKRRQLNEFPLDPKSGKSYMEKFLETPSPEHKAVYETSGVPQPLRLTSNHSNESGPEIHEISKESPVKNSSLGKEISSSSPTVLIQKSSMEKLNEEVIDREIVEVSEPTGNFTDKIPLPLHKETVEKEIIVDGEGRKECSTDGDHSDDMISEVDNYTDALTTMDSEMDTDNEYRSKNDIAFINVGKCQTGSDANEEKLAVQAHSSDSQSFGISSESDDGNSSFKKGRSSFSNSDSMDNLAEDMVSDGEEAAKLSPSIKNHVTEIVEESPIQLPACSEIHHSSSDKVLLPKDTVECRLPDHGEVSDSSSREDFNSTHVLLDQANYMAASFLEKKLDEVPSNIVTTNSDLSDSDDGEYFADSSKVICAGSSEKQEVSLTTLSADESLPQDELDSGGTNISSDSLPHLSNILQLAPEKRSGNDHEVVKTDFTRESCEENSVNQITDSRYPITSTTEQLPCSTLGEIERDAGITLPPEGSDVMEPVNLAYEVNDATSEAVLNLEYVIPMPNTSETCGFNEQKLSDILPDDPNSMVVGASFHEKKHNFNESFDASEGEETREFPCSVASVEGDANLSDLPSHVADNLDIKDHVSLDDLATGNALAEIVVVSTAACGSADFDDAVDNTTFQTSNLIGSASGNLMYLEESPSGDGDLCQEELESNEVISQGCLTGLETREETNPVEGAPADIVSTSCKSVSHNCSNLEDDSQYLSPVQPTKNRLTSIDITATPTSLELSNQESESKNLSKLMKKRADMVSSPSHCLSEKETSFEQSLDFPTSQHDMGSLDIVEDSSNISPLLSNQLQNSFTHSDQGFSSKPSLEFSQQSDWQSKQERYPSGSIHPAFGLIPEATKVSMEEMPPLPPLPPMQWRLGRIQHVSPASQRELVEQGQGSFPVMPQCGTDGKLQFGLSALEKAIEQPKNLFLPIVDGEERSGHVSNQLAVDCMQLPGPFSKHPPAMGSDTNSQFNDTWLDRTHSNSYYTLPVISNKSIECDSIAMEDDRVETTYSSLMPATDTTSRHITIVSSHEKITHPPDQFVPDIGLEGGAYQHPAQNSRREERNLPNISVPLPVKREEHIPSKVVEDLSMEVEQQFPTKVEEQPQHGLAVSEGESSQISNAIVKHGLASPEVDIAQTSNTTAQHELSTSEGAAVWPSIMLALSPVVEDENSNGNPTVKLPRPRNPLIDAVAAHDKSKLRKVTERIHPPVIPKVDERDSLLEQIRTKSFNLKPAVVTRPSIQGPKTNLRVAAILEKANAIRQALAGSDEDDDEDSWSDS